The following are encoded together in the Salvia hispanica cultivar TCC Black 2014 chromosome 6, UniMelb_Shisp_WGS_1.0, whole genome shotgun sequence genome:
- the LOC125192421 gene encoding TOM1-like protein 9, with protein sequence MVNAMVERATSDMLIGPDWARNIEICDICNADPAQAKDVVKGIKNRLRSKRPKVQLLALTLLETIVKNCGDIVHMLVAERELPREMVKIAKKKPDFHVKEKILILINTWQEAFGGPRARYTQYFAAYQELLRLGAIFPRISETSIPVFAPPSNLHNIGNSESRPPPADSSVEPEFPTLSPTEIENARGILDGLAEMLNTIGPDNKEDVKQDLIIDLVKKCRTYKLRVVHLVNSTTDESLLCQGLALNDDLQRILAKHELISSGSIPVQSENKKPEPAQALVNIDAPLIDTGDKQSEKGSMSESNLEGQLLLTLTAPPATNNQLTTTAKVDLLSGDDFNLLTADSLALVPLTEPQPPSPVASQKNILALVDMYPQSDIQSLNPNGQAYSSLPPFQQQSSGQSPQPSLPPNGSASSPLVAQHDQLTYSQGPAFTWNGQTNQQQLPDSPIYGSESSSAFPPPPWEAQLDNSISAISQPQESQVTQAAANGFQPLPSGAYIPRPETESNNPVVRPYMYPSHLSNQMMGGMQPPMGVYHQPMQFEHMGYTYSQQMYNNQMASYGYGYSPEQMHNAQYLEQNMSGLSLRDSGATSYNASALAYVPSGKPMKPEDKLFKDLVDITIFKPAKATVG encoded by the exons ATGGTGAATGCAATGGTGGAAAGAGCAACGAGCGACATGCTGATCGGTCCAGATTGGGCGAGAAATATCGAGATCTGCGATATTTGCAATGCGGATCCCGC ACAAGCAAAAGATGTTGTAAAAGGTATAAAGAATCGCCTACGTAGCAAACGGCCCAAAGTCCAGCTCCTTGCCCTGACT TTATTGGAGACAATTGTTAAGAACTGTGGTGATATTGTCCATATGCTTGTTGCTGAGAGGGAGTTGCCACGTGAGATGGTGAAAATTGCGAAGAAGAAG CCGGACTTTCATGTGAAAGAGaagatattaatattaataaatacttGGCAAGAAGCCTTTGGAGGACCAAGGGCAAGATATACCCAATACTTTGCAGCTTATCAAGAGTTGTTG CGCCTCGGAGCAATTTTCCCCCGAATTTCTGAGACGTCAATACCTGTTTTTGCTCCGCCATCTAACCTACATAATATCGGTAATTCTGAGTCTAGACCGCCTCCAGCTGATTCATCTGTTGAACCTGAATTTCCAACATTGAG CCCGACAGAAATTGAAAATGCACGCGGTATTTTGGATGGCCTTGCTGAAATGCTGAACACTATAGGCCCTGATAACAAAGAG GATGTAAAGCAAGATCTCATTATTGATCTGGTGAAAAAATGCCGTACCTATAAGCTTAGAGTGGTACATCTTGTTAACTCAACAAC GGATGAATCGCTATTATGTCAAGGACTCGCTCTAAACGATGATTTGCAACGTATTTTGGCTAAACATGAATTAATTTCTTCTGGCTCTATCCCTGTTCAATCAGAGAACAAAAAACCTGAACCTGCTCAAGCCTTGGTCAACATTGATGCTCCTCTCATTGACACTGGTGATAAACAATCAGAAAAAGG ATCGATGTCCGAAAGTAATTTAGAGGGACAGTTGCTGCTTACACTCACTGCTCCTCCAGCAACTAATAACCAATTGACAACTACAGCAAAAGTTGATCTTTTGAGCGGAGATGATTTCAACTTGCTGACAGCAGACTCTCTGGCACTTGTTCCATTGACGGAGCCTCAGCCGCCGAGCCCAGTTGCATCCCAGAAGAATATTCTTGCTCTGGTCGATATGTATCCACAGAGTGACATTCAATCCTTAAATCCCAATGGGCAAGCCTATTCTTCATTGCCTCCTTTTCAGCAACAAAGTAGTGGTCAATCTCCACAACCGTCTCTACCCCCTAACGGAAGCGCTTCAAGTCCATTGGTAGCTCAACATGACCAGTTGACTTACTCGCAAGGACCTGCCTTCACATGGAATGGCCAGACGAACCAGCAACAACTGCCAGACTCACCAATATATG GTTCTGAAAGTAGCAGTGCTTTTCCACCTCCTCCTTGGGAAGCCCAGCTGGACAACAGCATCTCAGCCATTAGCCAACCTCAAGAATCACAAGTTACACAAGCAGCAGCCAACGGCTTCCAGCCCTTGCCTAGTGGGGCCTACATCCCACGGCCCGAAACAGAGTCAAATAACCCGGTGGTCAGACCATATATGTATCCAAGCCACCTCAGCAACCAGATGATGGGGGGCATGCAACCACCCATGGGCGTGTATCATCAACCAATGCAATTTGAACACATGGGGTACACATATTCCCAACAGATGTACAACAACCAAATGGCCAGCTACGGATATGGCTATAGCCCGGAGCAGATGCACAATGCCCAGTATCTCGAACAGAATATGTCTGGCTTGTCACTGAGGGACAGCGGTGCAACTTCTTACAATGCATCGGCACTGGCTTATGTTCCGTCTGGAAAGCCGATGAAGCCGGAGGACAAGCTCTTCAAAGACCTTGTTGACATCACCATATTCAAACCAGCAAAAGCCACAGTAGGTTGA
- the LOC125194346 gene encoding protein Mpv17-like codes for MLRLWKWYQNCLATHPVKTQVISSGFIWGLGDIGAQAVTHSTIKPQKHDEHKELKINWRRVATTTMFGLGFVGPVGHYWYQGLDRIIRVRLKLQPNSFRFVASKVAADGIIFGPLDLLVFFTYMSYSSGKSTAQVKEDVKRDFLPALILEGAIWPAVQVANFRFVPVHNQLLYVNLFCLLDSCFLSWIEQQQDAPWKRWLKSSISFKEEGQGG; via the exons ATGTTGAGACTGTGGAAATGGTACCAGAATTGTTTAGCGACGCATCCAGTAAAAACGCAGGTGATTAGCTCCGGCTTCATTTGGGGGTTGGGCGATATTGGAGCTCAAGCCGTCACGCACTCCACCATCAAGCCGCAAAAGCAT GATGAACATAAAGAATTAAAGATCAATTGGAGACGAGTGGCCACCACAACCATGTTTGGTCTTGGATTTGTTGGTCCAGTTGGTCACTACTG GTATCAAGGGCTGGACCGCATCATTAGGGTGCGGCTAAAGCTACAGCCAAATTCTTTCCGTTTTGTCGCTTCAAAAGTAGCAGCTGATGGTATAATCTTTGGGCCCTTGGATTTACTCGTGTTCTTCACTTACATGAGCTATTCCTCGGGCAAAAGTACTGCTCAGGTTAAAGAAGATGTCAAGAGAGATTTTCTCCCAGCTTTGATTTTGGAGGGAGCAATATGGCCAGCTGTTCAGGTTGCCAACTTCCGATTTGTCCCTGTTCATAACCAACTTCTTTATGTCAACCTATTCTGTTTGCTGGATAGCTGCTTCCTTTCGTGGATTGAGCAACAACAAGACGCCCCTTGGAAGCGATGGTTGAAATCTAGTATCTCATTCAAGGAAGAGGGTCAAGGCGGCTGA